One genomic segment of Sorex araneus isolate mSorAra2 chromosome X, mSorAra2.pri, whole genome shotgun sequence includes these proteins:
- the LOC129399617 gene encoding LOW QUALITY PROTEIN: cell division cycle 7-related protein kinase-like (The sequence of the model RefSeq protein was modified relative to this genomic sequence to represent the inferred CDS: deleted 1 base in 1 codon) codes for MQTQEDGGGGPCERKPVVQEVVEERRELQYHFENERWRITLDEANLRWTWLMDVRRHVDDDFLERAAQRACVKKDIEKLYETVPQLGNLFKIKDKIGEGIFSSIYLATAQLQVGAEEKIALKHLIPTSHPIRIAAELQCLTVAGGQDNVMGVKYCFRKNDHVVIVMPYLEHESFLDILNSLSFQEVREYMFNLFRALKRIHQFGIVHRDVKPSNFLYNRRLEMYALVDFGLAQGTYDTKIELLKFVQSETQQESCSQNKSHVITGNKISLSNPAVPKEVVQQPTTKTTVKRPYTNAQIQIKQGKDGKEGSVGLSVQRSVFGERNFNIHSSISHESPAVKLLKQSKTVDGLSRKLATKKKAVSTKGMNSGVVRKTASSCSATLTCDCYATDKVCSICLSRRQQVAPRAGTPGFRAPEVLTKCPNQTTAIDMWSAGVIFLSLLSGRYPFYKASDDLTALAQIMTIRGSKETIQAAKTFGKSILCSKEVPAQDLRTLCEKLRGLDSNTPKLTNDIQKHALHETDYSEKTVHKASRLTEIPEEQHSGNSLYKGDSNGCSRGHFDECTANLDGWDKVPDEAYDLLDKLLDLNPASRITAEQALLHPFFKDMYL; via the exons ATGCAGACCCAAGAAGACGGTGGAGGAGGACCTTGCGAAAGAAAACCGGTAGTTcaggaggttgtggaggaaagaagagaattgCAGTATCACTTTGAGAACGAGAG gtggaggatcacacttgatgaAGCAAACTTGCGATGGACTTGGTTAATGGACGTAAGAAGACATGTAGATGATGATtttctggagag agccgcgcAGAGAGCCTGTGTTAAAAAAGACATTGAGAAGCTTTATGAAACTGTACCACAACTTGGAAACCTGTTTAAGATTAAGGACAAAATTGGAGAAGGCATTTTCAGCTCTATTTATTTGGCCACAGCACAATTGCAAGTAGGAGCTGAAGAGAAAATTGCTCTAAAACACTTAATTCCAACAAGTCATCCTATAAGAATTGCAGCTGAACTTCAGTGTCTGACAGTGGCTGGGGGGCAAGACAATGTCATGGGAGTTAAGTACTGCTTTAGGAAAAATGATCATGTCGTTATTGTCATGCCATATCTGGAGCATGAATCCTTTTTGGATATTTTGAATTCTCTTTCCTTTCAAGAGGTACGGGAATATATGTTTAATCTATTCAGAGCTTTGAAACGCATTCATCAGTTTGGTATTGTTCACCGTGATGTTAAGCCCAGCAATTTTTTATATAATAGGCGCCTGGAAATGTATGCTTTGGTAGACTTTGGTTTGGCCCAAGGAACCTATGATACGAAAATAGAGCTTCTCAAATTTGTCCAGTCTGAAACTCAGCAGGAAAGTTGTTCACAAAATAAATCCCACGTAATCACAGGAAACAAGATTTCATTGAGTAACCCAGCAGTACCTAAGGAGGTGGTTCAGCAGCCCACCACAAAAACTACTGTTAAAAGGCCCTACACGAATGCACAGATTCAAATTAAACAAGGAAAAGATGGA AAGGAGGGATCTGTAGGCCTTTCTGTCCAGCGCTCTGTTTTTGGAGAAAGAAATTTCAATATACACAGCTCCATTTCACATGAGAGCCCTGCAGTGAAACTTCTGAAGCAGTCAAAAACTGTGGATGGATTATCCAGAAAGTTAGCAACGAAAAAGAAGGCTGTGTCTACAAAGGGTATGAATAGCGGTGTAGTGAGGAAAACTGCCAGTTCCTGCTCAGCAACCCTGACCTGTGACTGTTATGCAACAGATAAAGTGTGCAGTATTTGCCTTTCAAGGCGACAACAGGTTGCTCCTCGGGCAGGTACACCAGGATTTAGAGCACCAGAAGTGTTGACAAAGTGCCCCAATCAAACTACAGCAATTGACATGTGGTCTGCAGGTGTCATATTCCTTTCTTTGCTTAGTGGACGATATCCATTCTATAAAGCAAGTGATGATTTAACTGCTTTGGCTCAAATTATGACAATTCGTGGATCCAAGGAAACTATACAGGCTGCTAAAACATTTGGAAAATCAATATTATGTAGCAAAGAAGTGCCAGCACAAGACTTAAGAACTCTCTGTGAGAAGCTCAGGGGTCTGGATTCTAATACTCCCAAATTAACAAATGATATACAGAAACATGCTCTTCATGAGACAGATTATTCTGAGAAGACTGTTCATAAAGCTTCCCGGCTTACAGAAATACCTGAAGAACAGCACTCAGGGAATTCATTATATAAAGGGGACAGTAATGGCTGTAGTAGAGGTCATTTTGATGAATGCACAGCCAATTTAGATGGCTGGGATAAAGTACCAGATGAAGCTTATGACTTGCTTGACAAACTTTTGGATCTAAATCCAGCTTCAAGAATAACAGCAGAACAAGCTTTGTTGCAtccattttttaaagacatgTACTTGTGA